A single Lolium perenne isolate Kyuss_39 chromosome 6, Kyuss_2.0, whole genome shotgun sequence DNA region contains:
- the LOC127310597 gene encoding BTB/POZ and MATH domain-containing protein 1-like, with protein sequence MTSAMSGLVEFDYQLTSSLPDDYAVFSDVVSAGGHDWRVTCFPNDGDFASVYLELMSEAQNVTAVFEAAYFVDNENEMMRRRTVHVFNLPTDDGEFPLWGFPRFLHQSDLALAAATSRHISIMWAVVVVDDDGSGEPLPWLTTKRTIAVPPSDMADHLCRMLDSAALTDVSFVTDDGHGGQAPPMRAHRAIIAARSPAFEAALCGQSLEANAHIITVPDMDTDTFKAMLRFIYTDDLPTGLDDDKAIRSLLAAADRYGLDRLKLLCAKRMLDKASVGTVAGVLDCAETYNCPELKTKCIDYVVDGENFKKVALTEGFMELLARSPSILAEMRKRLAV encoded by the exons ATGACGTCGGCCATGTCCGGTCTCGTCGAGTTCGACTACCAGTTGACCAGCAGCCTCCCCGACGACTACGCCGTCTTCTCCGACGTGGTCTCGGCCGGAGGGCACGACTGGAGGGTGACCTGCTTCCCGAACGACGGCGACTTCGCGTCGGTGTACCTCGAGCTCATGAGCGAAGCCCAGAACGTCACGGCCGTCTTCGAAGCCGCCTACTTCGTCGACAACGAGAACGAGATGATGCGCCGCCGGACCGTTCACGTCTTCAACCTCCCGACCGACGACGGCGAGTTCCCGCTGTGGGGCTTCCCTCGGTTCCTCCACCAGAGCGATCTCGCCTTGGCGGCCGCCACGAGTAGGCACATCAGCATCATGTGGGCGGTCGTGGTCGTAGACGACGATGGCAGTGGCGAGCCC CTGCCGTGGCTCACGACGAAGAGGACGATCGCCGTGCCGCCCTCGGACATGGCGGACCACCTCTGCCGCATGCTGGACTCCGCCGCCTTGACAGACGTGTCTTTCGTCACGGACGACGGCCACGGTGGGCAGGCGCCGCCGATGCGAGCCCACCGTGCTATCATCGCCGCCCGCTCGCCTGCTTTCGAGGCGGCGCTCTGCGGCCAGTCGTTAGAGGCCAACGCGCACATCATCACGGTGCCCGACATGGACACCGACACGTTCAAGGCGATGCTCCGATTTATTTACACGGATGACCTACCCACAGGACTTGACGATGACAAGGCCATCCGGTCTCTTCTTGCCGCCGCTGACAGATACGGGCTCGACCGGCTGAAGCTTTTGTGCGCAAAACGGATGCTCGACAAGGCTTCGGTGGGCACGGTCGCCGGCGTGTTGGACTGTGCCGAGACATACAACTGCCCGGAGCTTAAAACAAAGTGCATCGACTACGTGGTGGATGGCGAAAATTTCAAGAAGGTTGCGCTCACCGAAGGTTTCATGGAGTTGCTAGCGAGGTCTCCATCGATACTTGCTGAAATGAGAAAGAGGCTTGCAGTATAG